A window of the Gossypium hirsutum isolate 1008001.06 chromosome A05, Gossypium_hirsutum_v2.1, whole genome shotgun sequence genome harbors these coding sequences:
- the LOC107957941 gene encoding mitogen-activated protein kinase homolog NTF3: MATPIEPPNGIHYQGKHYYSMWQTTFEIDTKYVPIKPIGRGAYGIVCSSVNRETNEKVAIKKINNAFENRVDALRTLRELKLLRHLRHENVIALKDVMMPTHRRSFKDVYLVYELMDTDLHQIIKSSQVLTNDHCQYFLFQLLRGLKYLHSANILHRDLKPGNLLINANCDLKICDFGLARTSNAKGQFMTEYVVTRWYRAPELLLCCDNYGTSIDVWSVGCIFAELLGRKPIFPGTECLNQLKLIINILGSQKEEDLEFIDNPKARKYIKSLPYSLGSPFSHLYPNAHPLAIDLLQKMLVFDPSKRISVTEALQHPYMAPLYDPNRNPSAQVPLDLEIDEDLGEEMIREMMWKEMLHYHPEDATANGGVCL, encoded by the exons ATGGCAACTCCAATTGAGCCCCCTAACGGTATTCATTACCAAGGAAAACATTACTATTCGATGTGGCAAACGACGTTCGAAATCGATACCAAATATGTGCCAATCAAACCTATTGGAAGAGGGGCGTATGGGATCGTTTGCTCTTCTGTGAATCGCGAAACCAATGAAAAAGTTGCCATTAAAAAGATAAACAACGCCTTTGAGAACCGTGTTGATGCTCTCAGAACTTTGCGTGAATTGAAGCTTCTCAGGCATCTTAGACATGAGAATGTGATTGCTTTGAAAGATGTCATGATGCCGACTCATAGGAGAAGCTTCAAGGATGTTTATCTGGTTTACGAACTTATGGATACCGATTTGCATCAAATCATTAAGTCTTCTCAAGTGCTTACCAATGATCACTGTCAGTATTTCCTCTTCCAG TTGCTCCGAGGCCTGAAATATCTTCACTCAGCAAATATTCTTCACAGAGATCTGAAGCCTGGAAACCTTCTTATCAATGCAAATTGTGACCTTAAAATTTGTGACTTTGGACTGGCACGCACTAGCAATGCCAAGGGTCAATTCATGACAGAGTATGTTGTCACTCGCTGGTACAGGGCCCCTGAGCTTCTCCTCTGCTGTGACAACTATGGAACGTCTATTGATGTTTGGTCTGTTGGATGCATCTTTGCGGAGCTTCTTGGCCGGAAACCCATCTTCCCTGGTACAGAATGTCTCAATCAACTTAAGCTGATCATCAACATCCTTGGCAGCCAGAAGGAGGAGGATCTTGAATTTATAGATAACCCTAAGGCAAGGAAATACATCAAATCACTTCCATATTCCCTTGGAAGCCCCTTTTCCCATCTTTATCCGAATGCCCATCCTTTGGCAATTGATTTGTTGCAAAAGATGCTTGTTTTTGACCCTTCAAAGAGGATTAGTGTAACTGAAGCACTCCAACACCCTTACATGGCACCATTGTATGATCCGAACCGCAACCCTTCAGCCCAGGTGCCACTCGATCTTGAAATAGATGAGGATTTAGGGGAAGAGATGATCAGAGAGATGATGTGGAAGGAAATGCTTCATTACCATCCCGAAGATGCTACAGCCAATGGCGGGGTGTGCCTCTAA
- the LOC107957940 gene encoding cyclin-T1-3: MDSTCAASMCLPEQLHSSMRKWYFSQEEIENHSPARKDGIDLGREEQLRKSYCSFLQELGMKLKVPQVAIACAMMLCHRFYMRQSHAKNDWQAIATVSTFLACKIEETPRLLRDVIVVGYEIIYKRDPSAPGRIRQREVYDKQKELILTGERLLLATIAFDLDVELPYKPLVAAVKRLEIFPNLLKVAWNFVNDWLRTTMCLQYKPHYIAAGSMCLAAKFQKVKLPMEKGKVWWLEFDISPKQLQEVTQQMVRLLEQDKRRALSSRHERASQSASLAGNTMTQSCTSSASAGTQSGAGAESSKVSKSMDNCAGLDCVKEVFPHQKSDDGASGVVEDGSGTGQPRTEESDQNQSFKIVSSVACDNKQASAKESLPSQTSDSGASTVVDNAEGDCDELRTEESHHLNPSIKIVSVCNTFSKSDADRIREIFKRRRCDRAANLKRMKVRDDEVDSEAWIERELEMGIELESAASRKRGRVH, encoded by the exons ATGGATTCAACATGTGCAGCTAGCATGTGTTTACCAGAGCAGTTGCATTCATCTATGCGCAAGTGGTACTTCAGCCAAGAAGAAATTGAGAACCATTCTCCAGCTAGGAAGGACGGAATCGACCTTGGAAGAGAGGAGCAGTTGCGGAAGTCGTATTGTTCTTTTCTTCAAGAGCTTGGAATGAAGCTTAAAGT GCCTCAGGTAGCAATAGCATGTGCAATGATGCTGTGTCACCGATTTTACATGCGCCAATCCCATGCAAAGAATGATTGGCAG GCCATTGCAACTGTAAGCACATTTCTTGCATGCAAAATAGAGGAAACACCACGCTTGCTGCGGGATGTTATTGTTGTGGGCTATGAAATTATCTATAAACGGGATCCTTCTGCTCCAGGAAGAATCAGACAAAGA GAAGTTTATGATAAGCAGAAGGAATTGATCTTGACTGGGGAGAGGCTTTTGTTGGCAACGATTGCTTTCGATCTTGATGTCGAACTCCCTTACAAGCCCCTTGTTGCAGCTGTGAAGAGATTGGAAATTTTTCCGAACCTCTTAAAAGTGGCATGGAATTTCGTGAATGATTG GCTTCGTACAACCATGTGCTTGCAATACAAACCCCATTACATTGCAGCTGGTTCCATGTGTCTTGCTGctaaatttcaaaaagttaagCTTCCAATGGAGAAGGGAAAAGTATGGTGGTTGGAATTCGATATTTCACCTAAACAGTTACAAG AGGTCACTCAGCAGATGGTCAGGTTGTTAGAGCAAGACAAAAGACGAGCTTTATCGTCAAGACATGAGAGGGCTAGTCAATCTGCTTCTTTAGCTGGGAACACAATGACGCAATCATGCACTTCGAGTGCATCAGCTGGTACTCAGTCTGGTGCTGGAGCTGAGAGTAGTAAAGTTAGCAAATCAATGGACAACTGTGCCGGCCTAGATTGTGTGAAAGAAGTTTTCCCACATCAAAAAAGTGATGATGGCGCAAGTGGTGTTGTTGAGGATGGCAGTGGTACGGGTCAGCCAAGAACAGAGGAATCTGACCAGAACCAAAGTTTTAAGATTGTTTCATCTGTTGCCTGTGACAACAAGCAAGCAAGTGCAAAAGAAAGTTTACCAAGTCAAACCAGTGATAGTGGTGCAAGTACTGTTGTCGACAATGCTGAAGGTGATTGTGATGAGCTAAGAACAGAGGAATCTCATCATCTAAACCCAAGTATTAAGATTGTATCAGTTTGTAATACTTTTAGTAAGAGCGACGCCGACCGGATTCGAGAGATCTTTAAGAGGAGGAGATGTGATAGGGCTGCAAATTTGAAGCGAATGAAAGTTAGAGATGACGAGGTAGACAGTGAAGCCTGGATAGAGAGAGAACTGGAGATGGGAATAGAACTGGAATCTGCCGCTTCCCGGAAGCGAGGGAGGGTGCACTGA
- the LOC107957939 gene encoding transcription factor bHLH110 isoform X2, translating to MEPENAHHQHHLQDQLLGSSSLPISPCYGVSSTHSWTPTTALNSSEFNPSCNGDILHSRLKNDMLVSPQNSSMIQDWTNNEGSFTTHSCHGLHLPKIKDQLSESITRFTDILSDSTSSVIDSHHLPPPNYLKNNEQRDLSDLSQKLLLKTISSGFPMFSTGPEFYSTTQNCSIPRNSFLPSRGSFSQIYPSINISSLNQASSSLNIPSSFDMNMEALDLLNPARFSRSSRFSYPSEDHDNLGIYKEISPSFGLHHHHNLQQSSQRPVAYTPSKTSPFPTEITEAKRPSILPETKPAAPTTTTAKKSRLESRASCPPFKVRKEKLGDRIAALQQLVAPFGKTDTASVLMEAIGYIKFLQNQVEGSTMEDESEEDEARPDLRSRGLCLVPLSCMSYMTSDSGGGGIWPPPPNFTG from the exons ATGGAGCCTGAAAATGCCCATCACCAACACCACCTTCAAGACCAGCTTCTTGGGTCTTCTTCTTTACCTATCTCACCTTGTTATGGAGTTTCAAGCACCCATTCTTGGACCCCAACTACTGCTTT GAACTCCAGTGAGTTCAATCCGAGTTGTAATGGGGATATCTTACATTCCAGGCTGAAAAATGACATGTTAGTATCACCTCAAAACAGTTCCATGATCCAAGACTGGACTAACAACGAAGGGAGCTTCACTACCCATTCTTGCCATGGCCTACACCTTCCTAAAATAAAGGACCAGCTTTCAGAATCTATCACTAGATTTACTGATATCCTAAGCGACAGTACCTCCAGCGTCATAGATTCTCACCACCTGCCTCCTCCAAACTACTTGAAAAATAATGAGCAAAGGGATTTGAGTGACCTCAGCCAGAAACTATTGCTCAAGACAATATCTTCTGGTTTCCCAATGTTTTCTACAGGACCGGAATTTTACTCAACTACCCAGAATTGTTCCATCCCTAGGAATAGCTTTCTACCTAGTAGAGGGAGTTTCAGCCAGATTTATCCTAGTATAAATATTTCGAGTTTGAACCAAGCTTCTTCTTCCCTCAATATCCCAAGCTCCTTCGACATGAATATGGAGGCCTTGGATCTCTTAAATCCAGCAAGGTTTAGCAGAAGCAGTAGATTTAGCTACCCTTCGGAAGAtcatgataatcttggtatataCAAAGAGATCAGCCCTTCTTTTGGTCTTCATCACCACCATAATTTGCAACAGTCAAGTCAGAGGCCAGTAGCTTATACCCCTAGTAAA ACATCACCCTTCCCCACTGAAATAACAGAGGCAAAGAGACCCAGCATTTTACCAGAAACAAAGCCAGCAGCACCGACAACAACTACAGCCAAGAAATCTCGTTTGGAGTCACGCGCTTCATGCCCTCCCTTTAAG GTTAGGAAAGAGAAACTGGGGGACAGAATTGCAGCTCTACAACAACTGGTAGCTCCTTTTGGCAAG ACAGATACAGCGTCCGTACTAATGGAGGCTATTGGATACATCAAATTCCTTCAAAATCAAGTCGag GGTTCAACGATGGAGGACGAAAGTGAAGAAGATGAAGCAAGGCCGGATCTCAGAAGCCGAGGTCTATGTCTAGTTCCATTGTCGTGCATGTCTTACATGACTAGTGACAGCGGTGGGGGCGGCATTTGGCCGCCGCCCCCCAACTTCACCGGATGA
- the LOC107957939 gene encoding transcription factor bHLH110 isoform X1, with protein sequence MEPENAHHQHHLQDQLLGSSSLPISPCYGVSSTHSWTPTTALNSSEFNPSCNGDILHSRLKNDMLVSPQNSSMIQDWTNNEGSFTTHSCHGLHLPKIKDQLSESITRFTDILSDSTSSVIDSHHLPPPNYLKNNEQRDLSDLSQKLLLKTISSGFPMFSTGPEFYSTTQNCSIPRNSFLPSRGSFSQIYPSINISSLNQASSSLNIPSSFDMNMEALDLLNPARFSRSSRFSYPSEDHDNLGIYKEISPSFGLHHHHNLQQSSQRPVAYTPSKTSPFPTEITEAKRPSILPETKPAAPTTTTAKKSRLESRASCPPFKVRKEKLGDRIAALQQLVAPFGKTDTASVLMEAIGYIKFLQNQVETLSVPYMKLSRNKTSKSRQGGSTMEDESEEDEARPDLRSRGLCLVPLSCMSYMTSDSGGGGIWPPPPNFTG encoded by the exons ATGGAGCCTGAAAATGCCCATCACCAACACCACCTTCAAGACCAGCTTCTTGGGTCTTCTTCTTTACCTATCTCACCTTGTTATGGAGTTTCAAGCACCCATTCTTGGACCCCAACTACTGCTTT GAACTCCAGTGAGTTCAATCCGAGTTGTAATGGGGATATCTTACATTCCAGGCTGAAAAATGACATGTTAGTATCACCTCAAAACAGTTCCATGATCCAAGACTGGACTAACAACGAAGGGAGCTTCACTACCCATTCTTGCCATGGCCTACACCTTCCTAAAATAAAGGACCAGCTTTCAGAATCTATCACTAGATTTACTGATATCCTAAGCGACAGTACCTCCAGCGTCATAGATTCTCACCACCTGCCTCCTCCAAACTACTTGAAAAATAATGAGCAAAGGGATTTGAGTGACCTCAGCCAGAAACTATTGCTCAAGACAATATCTTCTGGTTTCCCAATGTTTTCTACAGGACCGGAATTTTACTCAACTACCCAGAATTGTTCCATCCCTAGGAATAGCTTTCTACCTAGTAGAGGGAGTTTCAGCCAGATTTATCCTAGTATAAATATTTCGAGTTTGAACCAAGCTTCTTCTTCCCTCAATATCCCAAGCTCCTTCGACATGAATATGGAGGCCTTGGATCTCTTAAATCCAGCAAGGTTTAGCAGAAGCAGTAGATTTAGCTACCCTTCGGAAGAtcatgataatcttggtatataCAAAGAGATCAGCCCTTCTTTTGGTCTTCATCACCACCATAATTTGCAACAGTCAAGTCAGAGGCCAGTAGCTTATACCCCTAGTAAA ACATCACCCTTCCCCACTGAAATAACAGAGGCAAAGAGACCCAGCATTTTACCAGAAACAAAGCCAGCAGCACCGACAACAACTACAGCCAAGAAATCTCGTTTGGAGTCACGCGCTTCATGCCCTCCCTTTAAG GTTAGGAAAGAGAAACTGGGGGACAGAATTGCAGCTCTACAACAACTGGTAGCTCCTTTTGGCAAG ACAGATACAGCGTCCGTACTAATGGAGGCTATTGGATACATCAAATTCCTTCAAAATCAAGTCGag ACACTGAGCGTTCCGTATATGAAGTTATCTCgcaataaaacatcaaaatccaGACAAGGG GGTTCAACGATGGAGGACGAAAGTGAAGAAGATGAAGCAAGGCCGGATCTCAGAAGCCGAGGTCTATGTCTAGTTCCATTGTCGTGCATGTCTTACATGACTAGTGACAGCGGTGGGGGCGGCATTTGGCCGCCGCCCCCCAACTTCACCGGATGA
- the LOC107957939 gene encoding transcription factor bHLH110 isoform X3, whose amino-acid sequence MLVSPQNSSMIQDWTNNEGSFTTHSCHGLHLPKIKDQLSESITRFTDILSDSTSSVIDSHHLPPPNYLKNNEQRDLSDLSQKLLLKTISSGFPMFSTGPEFYSTTQNCSIPRNSFLPSRGSFSQIYPSINISSLNQASSSLNIPSSFDMNMEALDLLNPARFSRSSRFSYPSEDHDNLGIYKEISPSFGLHHHHNLQQSSQRPVAYTPSKTSPFPTEITEAKRPSILPETKPAAPTTTTAKKSRLESRASCPPFKVRKEKLGDRIAALQQLVAPFGKTDTASVLMEAIGYIKFLQNQVETLSVPYMKLSRNKTSKSRQGGSTMEDESEEDEARPDLRSRGLCLVPLSCMSYMTSDSGGGGIWPPPPNFTG is encoded by the exons ATGTTAGTATCACCTCAAAACAGTTCCATGATCCAAGACTGGACTAACAACGAAGGGAGCTTCACTACCCATTCTTGCCATGGCCTACACCTTCCTAAAATAAAGGACCAGCTTTCAGAATCTATCACTAGATTTACTGATATCCTAAGCGACAGTACCTCCAGCGTCATAGATTCTCACCACCTGCCTCCTCCAAACTACTTGAAAAATAATGAGCAAAGGGATTTGAGTGACCTCAGCCAGAAACTATTGCTCAAGACAATATCTTCTGGTTTCCCAATGTTTTCTACAGGACCGGAATTTTACTCAACTACCCAGAATTGTTCCATCCCTAGGAATAGCTTTCTACCTAGTAGAGGGAGTTTCAGCCAGATTTATCCTAGTATAAATATTTCGAGTTTGAACCAAGCTTCTTCTTCCCTCAATATCCCAAGCTCCTTCGACATGAATATGGAGGCCTTGGATCTCTTAAATCCAGCAAGGTTTAGCAGAAGCAGTAGATTTAGCTACCCTTCGGAAGAtcatgataatcttggtatataCAAAGAGATCAGCCCTTCTTTTGGTCTTCATCACCACCATAATTTGCAACAGTCAAGTCAGAGGCCAGTAGCTTATACCCCTAGTAAA ACATCACCCTTCCCCACTGAAATAACAGAGGCAAAGAGACCCAGCATTTTACCAGAAACAAAGCCAGCAGCACCGACAACAACTACAGCCAAGAAATCTCGTTTGGAGTCACGCGCTTCATGCCCTCCCTTTAAG GTTAGGAAAGAGAAACTGGGGGACAGAATTGCAGCTCTACAACAACTGGTAGCTCCTTTTGGCAAG ACAGATACAGCGTCCGTACTAATGGAGGCTATTGGATACATCAAATTCCTTCAAAATCAAGTCGag ACACTGAGCGTTCCGTATATGAAGTTATCTCgcaataaaacatcaaaatccaGACAAGGG GGTTCAACGATGGAGGACGAAAGTGAAGAAGATGAAGCAAGGCCGGATCTCAGAAGCCGAGGTCTATGTCTAGTTCCATTGTCGTGCATGTCTTACATGACTAGTGACAGCGGTGGGGGCGGCATTTGGCCGCCGCCCCCCAACTTCACCGGATGA
- the LOC107957937 gene encoding phosphatidylinositol/phosphatidylcholine transfer protein SFH8 isoform X1 produces MSGPLDRFARPCFEGIVCNDERKDRKSDFEVSEDDRRTRIGNLKKKAIKASSKFKRSLKKKSSRRKSGLSVSIKDFRDIEELQTVDAFRQALIAEQLLPARHDDYHMLLRFLKARKFDIEKTTHMWDNMIQWRKDFGTDTILEDFEFSELDEVLKYYPQGYHGVDKEGRPVYIELLGKVEPDKLMRVTTVERYVRYHVQEFEKCFAIKFPACSIAAKRHIDSSTTILDVQGMGYKNFTKTAQDLVRRLQKIDGDNYPETLYRMFIINAGPGFKMGLKAVKSFLDSKTASKINVLGSNYQNKLLEIIEASELPQFLGGSCICSDQGGCMRSDKGPWKDPNILKMIASGEALFPRQIVTVSNSEGRVIAYDKPCYPLIKSSDTSAAESGSEVEELASPKKTRSYLHPILAPVSEEARMAGKVICGGGSSEYGEYVPMIDKVVDLECEKQVSRQTLYTSEGTPLLLERQTPKGIYGRIIAIVVPFLTFLTFIRTMALNLMKKKSSTDLTCSIPEQHIEPTYKEETRPPSPAPRFTEADVLSSVVRRLGALEEKIEMLQSKRFEMPHEKEELLKAAIYRVEMLEAELIATKKALHEAIIRQDELLERIESEVVVKPGRRKLFCWCK; encoded by the exons ATGTCCGGCCCGCTCGATCGTTTCGCAAGGCCTT GTTTTGAAGGTATTGTTTGTAATGATGAAAGGAAAGACAGGAAATCGGATTTCGAAGTCTCTGAAGATGACAGGAGGACAAGAATCGGGAATTTAAAGAAGAAAGCGATAAAGGCATCGAGTAAGTTTAAACGTTCTCTTAAGAAGAAGAGTAGTAGGAGGAAAAGTGGTCTCTCTGTTTCGATTAAGGACTTTCGTGATATCGAGGAGTTGCAGACTGTTGATGCTTTCCGTCAGGCATTAATAGCCGAGCAGTTGCTTCCTGCTAGGCATGACGATTATCATATGCTACTGAG ATTCTTGAAAGCAAGGAAGTTCGACATCGAAAAAACAACGCACATGTGGGATAATATGATCCAATGGAGGAAAGACTTTGGTACTGATACTATTTTGGAG GATTTTGAGTTCAGTGAGTTGGATGAAGTGTTGAAGTACTACCCTCAAGGTTATCATGGGGTGGATAAGGAAGGAAGACCGGTTTACATTGAATTGCTAGGAAAAGTTGAACCTGACAAGCTCATGCGAGTCACAACTGTGGAACGATATGTAAGATACCATGTGCAGGAATTTGAGAAGTGTTTTGCTATTAAGTTTCCGGCTTGCTCCATTGCTGCGAAGAGACACATAGATTCAAGTACAACTATTTTGGATGTTCAAGGCATG GGATATAAAAACTTTACCAAGACTGCACAAGATCTTGTGAGGCGGCTGCAGAAGATTGATGGTGATAACTACCCTGAG ACTCTTTACCGTATGTTCATCATTAACGCTGGTCCGGGTTTTAAAATGGGCCTGAAAGCTGTCAAATCTTTTCTTGATTCTAAAACAGCTAGTAAGATCAAT GTTCTGGGTAGCAACTACCAGAATAAGTTGCTTGAAATTATTGAAGCAAG TGAGTTGCCGCAATTTCTTGGAGGTAGCTGCATTTGTTCTGACCAGGGAGGTTGTATGAGATCAGACAAAGGTCCCTGGAAAGACCCCAACATATTAAAG ATGATTGCCAGTGGGGAAGCACTATTTCCCAGACAGATTGTGACAGTTTCAAACAGTGAGGGAAGGGTAATTGCCTATGATAAGCCATGTTATCCTTTG ATAAAGAGTAGTGACACATCTGCTGCTGAGTCAGGATCTGAAGTGGAAGAACTTGCTTCCCCTAAGAAAACTAGAAGCTATTTACATCCAATATTGGCTCCCGTTAGTGAAGAG GCTAGAATGGCTGGCAAGGTGATCTGTGGTGGTGGTTCGTCTGAGTATGGTGAGTATGTTCCCATGATTGACAAGGTTGTAGATTTGGAATGTGAGAAACAAGTGTCACGTCAGACTCTATATACTTCTGAAG GGACTCCTCTGCTGCTGGAAAGGCAAACTCCAAAAGGAATCTATGGTCGTATCATTGCTATAGTTGTTCCCTTCTTGACTTTTTTAACATTTATCCGAACAATGGCATTGAATCTGATGAAAAAGAAGAGTTCAACTGATTTAACATGTAGCATTCCTGAGCAGCATATTGAACCAACGTACAAGGAGGAAACTCGTCCACCTTCTCCTGCTCCAAGGTTTACTGAGGCAGACGTCCTGTCATCTGTTGTAAGAAGGCTGGGTGCTCTAGAAGAGAAGATTGAGATGCTGCAATCAAAACGATTTGAGATGCCTCATGAGAAAGAGGAGTTGTTGAAAGCTGCTATTTATCGTGTGGAAATGCTAGAAGCAGAACTAATTGCTACAAAGAAG GCTCTCCATGAAGCTATAATTCGGCAGGACGAACTCCTTGAACGCATAGAAAGTGAAGTAGTAGTCAAACCTGGG AGAAGGAAGCTGTTTTGCTGGTGcaaatga
- the LOC107957937 gene encoding phosphatidylinositol/phosphatidylcholine transfer protein SFH8 isoform X2, with protein MLLRFLKARKFDIEKTTHMWDNMIQWRKDFGTDTILEDFEFSELDEVLKYYPQGYHGVDKEGRPVYIELLGKVEPDKLMRVTTVERYVRYHVQEFEKCFAIKFPACSIAAKRHIDSSTTILDVQGMGYKNFTKTAQDLVRRLQKIDGDNYPETLYRMFIINAGPGFKMGLKAVKSFLDSKTASKINVLGSNYQNKLLEIIEASELPQFLGGSCICSDQGGCMRSDKGPWKDPNILKMIASGEALFPRQIVTVSNSEGRVIAYDKPCYPLIKSSDTSAAESGSEVEELASPKKTRSYLHPILAPVSEEARMAGKVICGGGSSEYGEYVPMIDKVVDLECEKQVSRQTLYTSEGTPLLLERQTPKGIYGRIIAIVVPFLTFLTFIRTMALNLMKKKSSTDLTCSIPEQHIEPTYKEETRPPSPAPRFTEADVLSSVVRRLGALEEKIEMLQSKRFEMPHEKEELLKAAIYRVEMLEAELIATKKALHEAIIRQDELLERIESEVVVKPGRRKLFCWCK; from the exons ATGCTACTGAG ATTCTTGAAAGCAAGGAAGTTCGACATCGAAAAAACAACGCACATGTGGGATAATATGATCCAATGGAGGAAAGACTTTGGTACTGATACTATTTTGGAG GATTTTGAGTTCAGTGAGTTGGATGAAGTGTTGAAGTACTACCCTCAAGGTTATCATGGGGTGGATAAGGAAGGAAGACCGGTTTACATTGAATTGCTAGGAAAAGTTGAACCTGACAAGCTCATGCGAGTCACAACTGTGGAACGATATGTAAGATACCATGTGCAGGAATTTGAGAAGTGTTTTGCTATTAAGTTTCCGGCTTGCTCCATTGCTGCGAAGAGACACATAGATTCAAGTACAACTATTTTGGATGTTCAAGGCATG GGATATAAAAACTTTACCAAGACTGCACAAGATCTTGTGAGGCGGCTGCAGAAGATTGATGGTGATAACTACCCTGAG ACTCTTTACCGTATGTTCATCATTAACGCTGGTCCGGGTTTTAAAATGGGCCTGAAAGCTGTCAAATCTTTTCTTGATTCTAAAACAGCTAGTAAGATCAAT GTTCTGGGTAGCAACTACCAGAATAAGTTGCTTGAAATTATTGAAGCAAG TGAGTTGCCGCAATTTCTTGGAGGTAGCTGCATTTGTTCTGACCAGGGAGGTTGTATGAGATCAGACAAAGGTCCCTGGAAAGACCCCAACATATTAAAG ATGATTGCCAGTGGGGAAGCACTATTTCCCAGACAGATTGTGACAGTTTCAAACAGTGAGGGAAGGGTAATTGCCTATGATAAGCCATGTTATCCTTTG ATAAAGAGTAGTGACACATCTGCTGCTGAGTCAGGATCTGAAGTGGAAGAACTTGCTTCCCCTAAGAAAACTAGAAGCTATTTACATCCAATATTGGCTCCCGTTAGTGAAGAG GCTAGAATGGCTGGCAAGGTGATCTGTGGTGGTGGTTCGTCTGAGTATGGTGAGTATGTTCCCATGATTGACAAGGTTGTAGATTTGGAATGTGAGAAACAAGTGTCACGTCAGACTCTATATACTTCTGAAG GGACTCCTCTGCTGCTGGAAAGGCAAACTCCAAAAGGAATCTATGGTCGTATCATTGCTATAGTTGTTCCCTTCTTGACTTTTTTAACATTTATCCGAACAATGGCATTGAATCTGATGAAAAAGAAGAGTTCAACTGATTTAACATGTAGCATTCCTGAGCAGCATATTGAACCAACGTACAAGGAGGAAACTCGTCCACCTTCTCCTGCTCCAAGGTTTACTGAGGCAGACGTCCTGTCATCTGTTGTAAGAAGGCTGGGTGCTCTAGAAGAGAAGATTGAGATGCTGCAATCAAAACGATTTGAGATGCCTCATGAGAAAGAGGAGTTGTTGAAAGCTGCTATTTATCGTGTGGAAATGCTAGAAGCAGAACTAATTGCTACAAAGAAG GCTCTCCATGAAGCTATAATTCGGCAGGACGAACTCCTTGAACGCATAGAAAGTGAAGTAGTAGTCAAACCTGGG AGAAGGAAGCTGTTTTGCTGGTGcaaatga